From Pelosinus fermentans DSM 17108, the proteins below share one genomic window:
- a CDS encoding nickel-dependent hydrogenase large subunit, translating to MTKKTIFPVSRVHEPLRADVEIENGQVVDATVGATLFRGFENIMIGRDPRDAALLTQRICGICSSAHAIAAALALQEAFHVEPTPNGQHLMNLIFAADIIQNHLRHFYILAIYDYVKGPNMPPYAPRPEGDYRLPQKRNEELLAHSKEGMLKAMRAHEMLAIFGAKIPMQQTILVTGVTERATVDRISAYRSILHELIEWVEQVYLYDVAVVADYYKDYYSIGSTTGNMMSYGMFPQPITGKREYAPGIIVAKGKTEPFDVAKISEDIKYSWYQTDIIPRNPQEGTTTPHRDKKDAYSWIKAPRYAGKAFEGGPLARSWISGEYQRGTGVMDRIITRAQETLSICKLADGWLSQLSLDGPTFSNYTPPMQGEGIGLTDAMRGGLGHWLNIKDGKIVHYQIVTPTTWTFSPRDEQGQRGPVEEALLGTAVENTEDLIEVGRIIRSFDPCFTCAVHMIDAPAGTPSMII from the coding sequence GGTAGGAGCTACTTTATTTCGAGGATTTGAAAATATAATGATAGGAAGAGATCCCCGTGATGCAGCACTGCTCACTCAGCGCATTTGCGGAATTTGTTCAAGTGCTCATGCCATTGCTGCTGCACTTGCCCTGCAGGAGGCTTTTCATGTAGAGCCTACACCAAATGGACAGCATCTCATGAATTTAATTTTTGCAGCGGATATTATTCAAAATCACCTTCGTCATTTTTATATACTAGCGATTTATGACTATGTCAAAGGTCCTAACATGCCGCCCTACGCCCCCCGCCCAGAAGGTGATTATCGTCTCCCTCAAAAACGCAATGAAGAACTATTGGCACATAGCAAAGAAGGAATGTTAAAAGCAATGCGTGCCCATGAAATGTTAGCAATATTTGGTGCTAAGATCCCAATGCAGCAGACCATTCTAGTTACAGGCGTGACTGAAAGAGCAACTGTTGATCGCATTAGCGCTTACAGAAGCATCCTCCACGAGCTTATAGAGTGGGTAGAACAAGTTTATTTATACGATGTAGCTGTAGTAGCTGATTACTATAAGGATTACTATTCCATTGGCAGTACGACAGGCAATATGATGTCCTACGGCATGTTTCCCCAGCCCATAACTGGAAAAAGAGAGTACGCTCCGGGCATTATCGTGGCAAAAGGCAAAACAGAGCCTTTTGACGTTGCTAAGATAAGCGAAGATATTAAATACAGCTGGTATCAGACCGATATCATCCCTCGCAATCCGCAAGAAGGGACAACAACACCACATCGGGACAAAAAAGATGCCTACTCCTGGATAAAAGCCCCACGGTATGCTGGAAAAGCCTTTGAAGGAGGTCCATTGGCAAGGTCCTGGATTAGCGGTGAATACCAGCGAGGTACAGGGGTTATGGACCGCATCATAACCCGTGCCCAGGAAACCTTAAGCATATGTAAACTGGCAGATGGCTGGCTATCCCAGCTTTCTCTCGATGGTCCGACTTTTTCCAACTACACACCGCCAATGCAAGGTGAAGGCATTGGATTGACAGATGCCATGCGAGGAGGCTTAGGTCACTGGCTGAACATAAAAGATGGTAAGATCGTCCATTATCAAATCGTCACACCGACCACCTGGACCTTTTCCCCTCGGGATGAGCAAGGGCAGCGCGGCCCCGTAGAAGAAGCCCTTCTCGGAACAGCAGTAGAAAATACAGAAGACTTAATCGAAGTAGGGCGGATTATCCGATCCTTCGATCCCTGCTTTACCTGTGCTGTGCATATGATAGATGCCCCTGCAGGTACTCCTTCTATGATTATCTAA
- a CDS encoding cytochrome b/b6 domain-containing protein, giving the protein MKLLLYPLPIRLFHWVMSSAVIVLLFTGLYMDDPWSRLQLPMEAVRKTHTLFSSILIVNLVGHLYYYLYTNRITEILILPRDWVNVPSFMRYVFFISEGHPNFGRYNPGQKLIFSLWFLAVIIVAITGSAMLYSGSSQWLQWKLGGLNAIRMLHYSVAIFFAMSIPLHLYLVFTESPANLQAMFTGYIHKEMEVEAKTNEPKDLLS; this is encoded by the coding sequence ATGAAGCTGCTTTTGTATCCGTTGCCCATACGTCTTTTTCATTGGGTCATGTCTTCGGCAGTAATCGTATTGCTGTTTACGGGATTGTATATGGATGATCCTTGGAGTAGGCTGCAACTTCCTATGGAAGCGGTGCGTAAAACTCATACGCTTTTTAGTTCGATCCTAATTGTCAATCTGGTAGGTCATCTTTATTATTATCTTTATACGAATAGAATTACTGAGATTTTAATTTTGCCCCGGGATTGGGTGAACGTACCTAGTTTTATGCGTTATGTTTTCTTTATTAGTGAAGGGCATCCTAATTTTGGACGTTACAATCCAGGACAAAAGCTAATATTTTCTTTATGGTTTTTAGCAGTAATCATAGTCGCCATTACTGGAAGCGCAATGCTTTATTCTGGAAGTTCTCAGTGGCTGCAGTGGAAATTAGGGGGATTGAATGCCATTCGAATGCTTCATTATAGTGTAGCCATTTTTTTTGCGATGTCTATTCCGCTGCACTTATACCTTGTATTTACAGAAAGTCCAGCGAACTTGCAGGCTATGTTTACAGGATATATTCACAAAGAAATGGAAGTCGAAGCTAAAACAAATGAGCCAAAGGACTTATTGTCTTAG
- a CDS encoding MFS transporter — protein MDKMNESFLAQRALAVPGRMQQISTRIAFFIAGFGIAAWAPLIPYAKDRLGLDEGVLGLLLLCLGAGSIITMPIAGALAARFGCRLMIGAATLLICASLPFLAIAASVPALVIVLLIFGAAIGAVDVVVNIQAVIVEKASGKAMMSGFHGLWSVGGFVGAGGVSGLLWMGVSPLVAVVCVVVVIIGLLLTFGKYLLPYGTEDKDGPLFVLPKGIVLFIGFLCFIVFLAEGSMLDWSAIFLTSLRGVDFSQAGLGYSLFSVTMMIGRLSGDRIVQKFGGKKILIFGGICAASGIAIAVFIPTWIASLIGFGLVGLGSSNIVPVLYSVLGRQKAMPANLAVSAVTTLGYSGILVGPALIGAIAHTTSLSFAFLVVAAMLLVVAASSRVVAES, from the coding sequence ATGGATAAAATGAATGAGAGCTTTCTAGCTCAGCGTGCCCTGGCGGTACCAGGTCGGATGCAGCAGATTTCCACTAGGATAGCATTTTTCATTGCTGGATTTGGGATTGCAGCATGGGCACCTCTTATTCCCTATGCTAAGGATCGCCTTGGTCTTGATGAGGGTGTCCTGGGACTTCTTCTGCTGTGTCTGGGAGCGGGATCTATTATTACTATGCCTATCGCTGGTGCGCTTGCGGCGCGCTTTGGCTGTCGGTTAATGATTGGGGCTGCAACGTTACTTATATGTGCTTCTTTGCCTTTTCTTGCAATAGCTGCAAGCGTTCCAGCACTCGTGATTGTGCTCTTAATCTTTGGTGCTGCTATTGGTGCTGTCGATGTGGTAGTCAATATTCAGGCTGTGATTGTAGAAAAAGCCAGTGGTAAAGCAATGATGTCCGGATTTCATGGACTGTGGAGTGTTGGTGGCTTTGTTGGAGCAGGTGGTGTTAGTGGTCTTCTTTGGATGGGGGTATCACCACTAGTGGCGGTAGTGTGCGTCGTAGTGGTGATTATAGGGCTCTTATTAACGTTCGGAAAGTATTTGCTGCCCTATGGAACTGAAGATAAGGATGGACCGTTGTTTGTTCTTCCTAAAGGAATTGTCCTTTTCATAGGATTTCTATGTTTCATAGTCTTTCTTGCAGAAGGATCAATGTTGGATTGGAGTGCCATATTTTTGACTTCTCTGCGAGGGGTTGATTTTTCTCAAGCGGGACTTGGCTACTCCCTGTTTTCCGTTACGATGATGATAGGGAGGTTAAGTGGGGATCGTATTGTTCAAAAATTTGGAGGAAAAAAGATACTGATATTCGGGGGAATCTGTGCGGCCTCAGGAATTGCCATTGCTGTATTCATTCCAACTTGGATCGCTTCTCTTATTGGTTTTGGGCTAGTCGGGTTAGGGTCCTCAAACATTGTGCCAGTACTGTATTCTGTACTAGGCCGGCAGAAAGCAATGCCGGCAAACTTGGCAGTATCAGCTGTTACAACCCTTGGTTATTCAGGTATTCTGGTGGGGCCGGCACTCATTGGTGCTATTGCTCATACAACGAGCCTTTCCTTTGCTTTTTTGGTTGTCGCAGCAATGCTGTTAGTTGTGGCAGCCAGTTCACGGGTTGTTGCTGAATCCTAA
- a CDS encoding ROK family protein, with translation MIPIINNTMRVKQVNVELVKTALKALTFGTKLTIANATGLSVATCGNILNELLERGEVIEADLEQPNGGRPARRFMYNANYSYIACIYVSNEGGIYRTIHVVTNLAGEIIEENSIEVEVINYEVIDSLIGQLICSYENIKAIGIGIPGVIHRGVIGPGDIKELVDIPLATRLKAKYDLQVTVENDMNLISYGFYKRQNYDEDKTIAVVIFPQDNCSGAGIIVDGHIIRGYTNFAGEVSYLPFDHLREEQIMQINHADVYFPLIVKTIVSIIAVINPETIVVTGGLIRADMMMDISNSCETLIPHAHMPQIIIQENMQSDYIHGLVSITLESLTCDIQLIEKRV, from the coding sequence ATGATTCCAATAATCAATAATACAATGCGAGTTAAACAGGTCAATGTTGAGCTTGTCAAAACTGCTTTGAAGGCTTTGACATTTGGAACGAAATTAACAATAGCAAATGCAACCGGGTTAAGTGTAGCAACTTGTGGCAACATTCTAAATGAACTATTAGAACGTGGAGAGGTTATAGAAGCTGATTTAGAACAGCCTAATGGTGGAAGACCAGCACGCCGCTTTATGTATAATGCCAATTACTCTTATATTGCTTGTATTTATGTGAGTAATGAAGGCGGAATCTATAGAACGATTCATGTAGTTACAAATTTAGCAGGTGAGATTATTGAGGAAAATTCCATAGAAGTGGAAGTAATTAACTATGAGGTTATTGATAGTCTGATTGGGCAACTGATTTGCAGCTATGAGAATATCAAAGCGATTGGCATTGGTATACCAGGGGTTATACATAGAGGTGTAATTGGACCGGGTGATATTAAAGAACTAGTAGATATTCCGCTAGCCACGAGGTTAAAAGCTAAATACGATCTGCAAGTTACAGTTGAGAATGATATGAATCTAATCTCATATGGATTTTATAAAAGGCAGAATTATGATGAAGATAAGACGATTGCAGTTGTAATTTTCCCCCAAGATAATTGTTCCGGAGCAGGTATCATTGTCGATGGGCATATTATTAGAGGTTATACGAACTTTGCAGGTGAAGTGTCCTATCTGCCTTTTGATCATTTACGAGAAGAGCAAATCATGCAGATCAATCATGCGGATGTTTATTTTCCTTTAATAGTGAAAACAATTGTATCCATTATTGCAGTGATTAATCCGGAAACAATTGTAGTGACAGGAGGATTAATCAGGGCGGACATGATGATGGATATTTCTAATTCTTGTGAAACATTAATACCTCATGCACACATGCCGCAGATTATTATACAAGAGAATATGCAGAGTGATTATATTCATGGTTTGGTTTCGATTACGTTGGAAAGCCTGACTTGTGATATTCAACTGATAGAAAAACGAGTGTAA
- a CDS encoding ferritin, which yields MISTKLQDVFNNQIQAEMYSAHIYLAMSVESEAKNLSGFASWLRAQYQEENSHAFKLIDYLLERGGSVKLQAIDAPAAEYGTPVELFEKVLAHEIHVSNLINKLYEVALEEKDYAAQIFLQWFIAEQVEEEATASAILERLKFVGDKGGSLLYIDKELGKRA from the coding sequence ATGATTAGTACAAAACTTCAAGATGTATTTAATAATCAAATTCAAGCTGAAATGTATTCAGCACATATTTACTTAGCAATGTCTGTAGAAAGTGAAGCTAAAAATCTTAGTGGTTTTGCCAGCTGGCTTAGAGCTCAATACCAAGAAGAAAACAGTCATGCTTTTAAATTAATCGATTATTTATTAGAACGAGGCGGCAGCGTTAAACTGCAAGCGATTGACGCACCAGCTGCTGAATATGGTACGCCAGTAGAATTATTTGAAAAAGTATTGGCCCATGAAATACATGTCAGCAATTTAATTAATAAATTGTATGAAGTGGCCTTAGAAGAAAAAGATTACGCTGCACAAATCTTCCTGCAATGGTTTATTGCTGAGCAGGTAGAAGAAGAAGCAACTGCTTCTGCTATTTTAGAAAGATTGAAATTTGTTGGTGATAAAGGCGGTTCCCTTCTTTATATTGATAAAGAGCTTGGCAAACGCGCGTAA
- a CDS encoding thioredoxin domain-containing protein yields MIKEKSPYLLQHAYNPVDWHPWCDEAFEKAKREDKPVFFSSGYSCCHWCHVMERECFEDQEVADLLNQHFIAIKVDREERPDVDGIYMSVCQALTGQGGWPLTIIMAPNKKPFFAGTYFPKHRKMGRMGLLELLTTLHQHWENNRSEIIKAGNEIVSILQRPKPASEEGQVGEELLKQAYLELENSYDSQCGGFGSAPKFPTPHKITFLLRYWQHFKEPKALAMVEKTLMSMWQGGIYDHLGYGFARYSTDQKWLVPHFEKMLYDNALLCTSYLEAYQCTGNGEFARIAEEILTYVMRDMMDKSGGFYSAEDADSEGVEGKFYVFTRKEVLEILGEEEGTLFADFYQISSQGNFEHGTSIPNRIGRDLEEYARKVKWTVESLSALLEQGREKLYHVREKRIHPHKDDKILTAWNGLMIAAFAKAAKVLKQSKYANVAEQGAAFIYEKLMKADGRLLARYREGEAAHQAYIDDYAFLLMALIEVYEATCNNQYLHRAVTLAKDMEALFGDNTEGGFYFYGNDGEELIVRPKEIYDGAIPSGNSVAALALQKLGDITDDRGFSDIAERLLSSFAGEVSRYAAGYTYFMMAVDYYVADNTKIIIAGDKEAADTKAMLDVINSCFLPSSAIRFYDRHSQENVEYKEIDHKATAYICRNFACQPPITDAEKLCNLLGKEFN; encoded by the coding sequence TTGATAAAGGAAAAAAGCCCGTATTTGCTCCAACATGCCTACAATCCAGTAGATTGGCACCCTTGGTGCGATGAAGCGTTTGAAAAAGCGAAGCGAGAAGATAAGCCTGTGTTCTTCAGTAGTGGATATTCGTGCTGCCATTGGTGCCACGTAATGGAAAGAGAGTGTTTTGAAGATCAAGAAGTTGCGGATTTACTGAATCAGCATTTTATTGCTATTAAAGTTGACCGGGAAGAAAGACCGGATGTCGATGGGATTTATATGTCTGTGTGTCAGGCACTGACGGGGCAAGGTGGCTGGCCGCTGACGATTATTATGGCTCCTAATAAAAAGCCATTCTTTGCAGGAACTTATTTCCCAAAACATCGAAAGATGGGCAGGATGGGATTATTGGAGCTTTTAACAACATTGCATCAGCATTGGGAAAATAATCGGAGTGAAATCATAAAAGCTGGTAATGAAATTGTCAGTATCCTTCAGAGACCAAAGCCGGCCAGTGAAGAAGGTCAGGTCGGAGAGGAGTTATTAAAGCAAGCATATTTGGAATTAGAAAATAGCTATGATTCTCAGTGTGGTGGCTTTGGTTCTGCACCTAAATTTCCTACGCCTCATAAGATAACTTTTTTACTTCGGTATTGGCAGCATTTTAAAGAACCAAAGGCACTTGCCATGGTGGAGAAAACCCTTATGTCTATGTGGCAAGGGGGGATCTATGACCACTTAGGGTATGGTTTTGCCAGGTATTCTACAGATCAGAAATGGTTAGTGCCTCATTTTGAAAAGATGTTATATGATAATGCGTTACTGTGTACGAGTTACCTAGAAGCATATCAATGTACTGGCAACGGGGAATTTGCCAGGATTGCTGAAGAAATTTTGACCTATGTGATGCGGGATATGATGGACAAAAGCGGTGGCTTTTATTCGGCAGAAGATGCAGATTCAGAAGGTGTAGAAGGAAAATTCTATGTTTTTACCAGAAAGGAGGTATTAGAGATCCTTGGGGAAGAAGAAGGAACACTCTTTGCTGATTTTTATCAGATATCTTCTCAGGGAAATTTTGAACATGGAACCAGTATTCCAAATCGTATTGGAAGGGATCTGGAGGAATACGCCAGGAAGGTTAAGTGGACAGTAGAGTCTTTATCAGCGTTACTAGAGCAAGGACGCGAGAAACTATATCACGTGCGCGAGAAACGCATTCATCCTCATAAGGATGATAAGATCCTTACAGCTTGGAATGGATTGATGATTGCTGCATTTGCGAAAGCAGCAAAGGTGCTGAAACAAAGCAAGTATGCTAATGTGGCGGAGCAAGGGGCAGCGTTTATTTATGAAAAACTCATGAAAGCAGATGGACGTTTGCTGGCACGTTACCGAGAAGGAGAAGCAGCTCATCAGGCTTATATTGATGATTATGCGTTCTTGCTAATGGCTCTGATTGAAGTATATGAGGCGACCTGCAATAATCAGTATTTGCACCGAGCTGTGACATTAGCAAAGGATATGGAAGCATTATTTGGAGATAATACTGAAGGCGGCTTTTATTTTTATGGTAATGATGGTGAAGAGTTGATTGTGCGTCCAAAAGAAATCTATGATGGTGCAATTCCCTCTGGCAATTCTGTTGCAGCCTTAGCATTGCAAAAATTAGGGGATATAACAGATGATAGAGGTTTCAGCGATATAGCAGAGCGATTGCTAAGCTCTTTTGCTGGAGAAGTCAGTAGGTATGCGGCGGGTTATACGTACTTTATGATGGCTGTGGATTATTATGTAGCTGATAATACTAAAATTATTATTGCTGGTGATAAAGAGGCTGCTGATACGAAGGCTATGCTTGATGTAATTAACAGCTGTTTCTTGCCTTCCTCTGCAATACGATTTTACGATCGACACTCTCAGGAAAATGTTGAATACAAGGAAATCGATCATAAAGCTACTGCCTATATCTGTAGAAATTTTGCTTGTCAGCCACCTATTACTGATGCTGAAAAATTATGTAATCTATTAGGGAAAGAATTTAATTAA
- a CDS encoding DJ-1/PfpI family protein has translation MKKIWRIGIFLFNEVEVLDFAGPFEAFSIVSIPGQSDKPFLVQTVSQYEKMIKTRNGLMVQPHFSFDNAPDFDIVIVPGGYGAEEIEINNEIVIQWIKKQSNKVELITSVCTGAFLLAKAGLIDGKRATTHWMDIDRLEREFPDVKVERNCKFIDEGSIITSGGISAGINMSFHIIKRLLGEDVAKTTAKRMEYDIII, from the coding sequence ATGAAGAAAATTTGGCGTATAGGGATATTTTTATTTAATGAGGTTGAAGTATTAGATTTTGCAGGTCCGTTTGAGGCATTTTCAATAGTTTCTATTCCAGGACAATCAGACAAACCATTTTTAGTTCAAACAGTATCACAATACGAAAAAATGATAAAGACTCGAAATGGGTTGATGGTGCAACCGCATTTTAGTTTTGATAATGCACCTGATTTCGATATTGTGATTGTTCCTGGTGGATATGGAGCAGAAGAAATAGAAATAAATAATGAAATAGTAATACAGTGGATTAAAAAGCAAAGTAACAAAGTTGAATTAATTACTTCTGTATGTACGGGTGCATTTTTGTTAGCAAAAGCAGGATTAATTGATGGTAAACGGGCTACTACCCATTGGATGGATATTGACCGTCTTGAAAGGGAATTTCCTGATGTGAAAGTAGAGCGTAATTGCAAATTTATTGATGAAGGTTCAATTATTACTTCAGGCGGAATTTCTGCTGGAATAAATATGTCATTTCACATTATTAAGCGGCTATTGGGTGAAGATGTTGCGAAAACGACTGCAAAGCGTATGGAGTATGATATTATTATTTGA
- a CDS encoding AraC family transcriptional regulator: protein MDVAKTEKINFWMIPQLNNLELLHATYINQSFTKHIHDCFAIGVIEQGALKFSYRGEKVVAPSGHINLVIPGEAHDGSAVSNEGWTYRMFYLKSQLLEQAAHEITGKVQQTPFFTAGVIKDDKLAGFIRKFHFLLENSTIPLMEQESYLLTMLTEFIYRHGDERLRVRGVGKENQAVKLAREYIEDTYTQNISIKFLSNLCNLSPFHLIRVFKESTGIPPHAYLKQVRIKRARILLAQGFSLSFIANEIGFTDQSHFSKQFKQITGITPNKYSNIIQDFSPKRSKMK, encoded by the coding sequence ATGGATGTTGCTAAAACGGAAAAGATTAATTTTTGGATGATACCGCAATTAAATAATCTTGAATTGTTACATGCAACCTACATCAATCAATCCTTTACAAAACACATTCATGATTGTTTTGCAATTGGTGTTATTGAGCAAGGAGCACTAAAATTCTCTTACCGAGGCGAAAAAGTGGTGGCTCCTTCAGGACACATCAATTTAGTAATTCCCGGGGAAGCTCATGATGGTTCTGCCGTATCAAATGAAGGCTGGACATATCGAATGTTTTATCTTAAGTCGCAACTGTTGGAACAGGCTGCGCATGAGATAACTGGTAAAGTACAACAAACTCCGTTTTTTACAGCTGGCGTAATCAAAGATGATAAATTAGCTGGCTTCATCAGGAAGTTTCATTTCCTATTAGAGAACTCGACTATTCCGTTAATGGAACAGGAATCGTATCTTTTAACGATGCTTACAGAATTTATTTATCGTCATGGGGATGAACGATTAAGAGTAAGAGGTGTGGGTAAAGAAAATCAAGCAGTTAAGCTAGCTCGCGAATATATTGAGGATACTTATACCCAGAATATTTCTATTAAGTTTTTATCTAATCTCTGCAATCTTAGTCCTTTTCACTTAATACGCGTTTTTAAAGAGTCTACTGGAATCCCTCCACATGCCTATCTTAAACAAGTCCGGATTAAGCGAGCAAGAATTCTTTTGGCACAAGGATTTTCTCTTTCGTTTATTGCTAATGAAATAGGATTTACAGATCAAAGTCACTTTTCGAAACAATTCAAGCAAATTACTGGAATCACACCTAATAAATATAGCAATATTATACAAGACTTTTCTCCTAAAAGAAGTAAAATGAAATAA
- a CDS encoding PLP-dependent aminotransferase family protein, translating to MKAISYLQITHLLWFVNLCIFVIIKTQKSGLLKIQLIVYFIEPDVEAKSIMLYIELERDHKRSIAKQIYSQIRTKVLSGELKAGEKLPSTRELSKELVISRNTVLAAYDMLVAEGFAYSSPCSGIYVNLNFPDLQLSEKISNYSIASLSDTCILQTTINFDSGIPALDLFPRNKWSRTVSKAFKEAPISALGYDDPQGRPELRKVLCNYLMKTRGIICHPNQIIVTAGAKQGLSLVAKCLLNAKSEVWLEDPSNNNVKQIFSYYTNQITPVEVDKEGIQPKQFPTLKKPTIIFVTPSHQFPIGGILSIQRRIELVQFAKQTGCYLVEDDYDSEFRYDGFPANSLFELDREHIIYVGTFSKVMFPSLRLGYLVVPFSLVKQIRECKRLADHHSNSIYQLALMRFIESGELEYHIMRMKKIYNKRRDELLNLLKNYFPEKVKIYGRDAGMHIVADFEGVAFTDELVKRLLNAGVYIVPVENHSIIKGKHIAQIILGYAQLTQKEMDRGLTILRRELDL from the coding sequence ATGAAAGCTATCTCTTATCTTCAAATCACTCACCTGCTTTGGTTTGTAAACTTATGTATATTTGTTATAATTAAAACACAAAAATCTGGTTTATTAAAGATCCAATTAATAGTATATTTTATTGAGCCAGATGTGGAGGCAAAAAGCATCATGCTATATATAGAACTTGAACGAGATCATAAGCGTTCTATTGCGAAGCAAATTTATAGTCAAATACGTACTAAAGTACTGAGTGGAGAATTGAAAGCAGGGGAAAAATTACCATCCACAAGGGAATTGTCTAAAGAACTGGTCATCTCAAGAAATACAGTTTTAGCAGCCTATGATATGCTGGTAGCAGAAGGATTTGCATATAGCTCTCCCTGCTCTGGTATATACGTTAATCTAAATTTTCCCGATTTACAATTATCGGAGAAAATCAGTAATTATAGTATTGCTTCGCTTTCTGATACTTGTATTTTGCAAACCACAATTAATTTTGATAGCGGAATTCCTGCTTTGGATTTGTTTCCACGAAATAAATGGAGTCGGACTGTATCAAAAGCATTTAAAGAAGCTCCAATTTCAGCACTTGGATACGATGATCCACAGGGAAGGCCAGAATTAAGAAAAGTTTTATGCAATTATTTGATGAAAACAAGAGGCATAATTTGTCATCCTAACCAGATTATTGTTACAGCGGGAGCAAAGCAAGGGTTATCACTTGTTGCAAAATGCTTATTAAATGCAAAGAGTGAAGTGTGGTTAGAAGATCCATCAAATAATAACGTAAAGCAAATATTCTCCTATTACACAAATCAAATTACGCCGGTGGAAGTTGATAAGGAAGGCATACAGCCAAAACAATTTCCAACATTAAAAAAACCAACAATAATTTTTGTAACTCCTTCACATCAATTTCCAATTGGTGGTATCTTATCCATTCAAAGAAGGATAGAACTTGTACAATTTGCTAAACAGACAGGGTGCTATCTAGTGGAAGATGACTATGACAGCGAATTTCGATATGACGGCTTTCCGGCTAATTCTTTGTTTGAATTAGATAGAGAGCATATTATTTATGTTGGAACATTCAGCAAAGTCATGTTTCCGTCTTTACGTTTAGGCTATCTTGTTGTACCATTTTCGCTTGTGAAGCAAATTCGTGAATGTAAGCGTCTTGCAGACCATCATTCAAATTCAATTTATCAGCTTGCGTTAATGCGTTTTATTGAAAGCGGTGAATTAGAATACCATATCATGCGGATGAAAAAAATATACAATAAGCGTCGCGATGAATTGCTGAATTTACTAAAAAATTATTTTCCGGAAAAGGTAAAAATATATGGCAGAGATGCTGGTATGCATATTGTTGCTGATTTTGAAGGCGTAGCTTTTACGGACGAATTAGTGAAACGTCTACTAAATGCAGGAGTTTATATTGTACCTGTTGAAAACCACTCCATTATTAAGGGGAAACATATCGCTCAAATCATCTTGGGATATGCTCAGCTTACTCAAAAAGAAATGGATAGGGGGTTAACTATACTTAGAAGAGAATTGGATCTGTAG
- a CDS encoding DMT family transporter, producing the protein MSDLKIRDSFHPYAMITIIFWSLAYVLTRLTLQYFTAFSLGFLRYFAASCSLAFIAILFKMKPPRKNDFLWFLSAGTFGFFFYMITFNKGMETVTASTSSVIIATVPIITALIARFIYKEKLNNIQWIAIVIEFIGVIALTLINGVFSINTGLFWLLLAALALSIYNLLQRKLTKTYTALQTSAFSIFFGTIMLTIFLPVSIDEAMHAPSIQLFYIAILGIFSSAIAYVAWSQAFAKAKQTSLVSNYMFITPFLTSILGFLIANEIPDFATLIGGGIIIFGVLVFNFSEKINGRLNHKNVNLKN; encoded by the coding sequence GTGAGTGATTTGAAGATAAGAGATAGCTTTCATCCTTATGCAATGATTACAATTATTTTTTGGTCATTAGCCTATGTGTTAACACGGCTAACTCTGCAATATTTCACAGCGTTTTCTTTAGGTTTTTTACGCTATTTTGCTGCGTCCTGTTCTTTGGCATTCATCGCAATCCTATTCAAAATGAAACCACCGCGCAAAAATGATTTTCTATGGTTCTTATCCGCTGGCACATTTGGCTTTTTCTTTTACATGATTACGTTTAACAAAGGCATGGAAACAGTGACGGCTTCCACCAGTAGCGTTATTATTGCGACTGTCCCAATAATAACAGCCTTGATAGCGCGCTTTATATATAAAGAAAAATTAAATAACATTCAATGGATAGCTATTGTAATTGAATTTATAGGGGTAATTGCTTTAACGTTAATAAACGGAGTATTTTCAATTAATACGGGATTGTTTTGGTTATTACTTGCGGCATTGGCTTTGAGCATTTATAATCTACTACAACGTAAACTTACTAAAACCTATACTGCATTGCAGACTTCTGCTTTTAGCATTTTCTTCGGAACCATAATGCTAACAATTTTTCTGCCAGTTTCAATAGACGAGGCAATGCATGCCCCCTCTATTCAATTATTCTACATTGCAATTCTGGGGATATTCTCAAGTGCAATTGCCTATGTTGCATGGTCGCAAGCCTTTGCAAAAGCTAAACAAACGTCACTAGTCAGTAATTATATGTTCATTACTCCCTTTCTAACAAGCATTTTAGGATTTCTGATTGCCAATGAAATCCCTGATTTTGCAACACTTATTGGTGGAGGAATCATTATATTTGGTGTATTGGTTTTCAATTTTAGCGAAAAAATAAATGGAAGACTAAATCATAAAAATGTAAATTTGAAAAATTAA